Proteins encoded by one window of Desulfonatronum thiodismutans:
- the recO gene encoding DNA repair protein RecO translates to MYREWTGEGLILKVGRFREIDCWVRFFSPSQGMVTAMAFGGAKSRRRFCGCLDTLNSVLFKVRFFPAKGRHVLEEATLLRGFSRLRHDASRAGLAANCLQFVQALRISSDEAPAIHGLLLETLDVLNQAEDVPPVFAQLFRAKICFTQGYAPELNTCAVCGRTMAEAQCGERVEPQAVRMADHPGMTLAMETGGIYCAHCFPTGGHQLRIGPETRSILNNLSSNGPRQWAALSMSPATRGELFQMVDGYVRRHLGLRWRNGRFVSE, encoded by the coding sequence GTGTACCGGGAGTGGACCGGCGAAGGCCTGATTTTGAAGGTTGGCAGGTTTCGCGAGATTGATTGCTGGGTGCGTTTTTTTTCTCCGAGTCAGGGCATGGTAACGGCCATGGCCTTTGGTGGAGCCAAGAGTCGACGCCGTTTTTGCGGCTGTTTGGACACCTTGAACAGCGTGCTGTTCAAGGTGCGCTTTTTTCCGGCCAAGGGGCGCCATGTGCTGGAGGAAGCGACCCTGTTGCGCGGTTTTTCTCGGTTGCGTCACGATGCGAGCCGGGCCGGGCTCGCGGCGAATTGCCTGCAATTCGTCCAGGCTTTGCGGATCAGCTCCGATGAGGCCCCGGCGATACATGGACTGCTGTTGGAAACCTTGGACGTTCTGAATCAGGCCGAAGACGTTCCTCCAGTATTCGCCCAGCTTTTTCGGGCCAAAATATGCTTCACTCAGGGCTACGCTCCAGAGTTGAACACGTGTGCGGTTTGCGGGCGGACAATGGCCGAGGCGCAATGCGGGGAACGGGTCGAGCCACAAGCCGTAAGGATGGCTGATCACCCTGGAATGACCTTGGCAATGGAGACCGGAGGTATATATTGCGCCCACTGTTTTCCAACTGGTGGGCATCAACTGCGGATCGGGCCGGAGACCCGTTCCATCCTGAACAACCTGTCTTCCAACGGCCCCCGACAGTGGGCGGCCTTGTCCATGTCTCCGGCCACGCGAGGGGAGTTGTTCCAGATGGTGGACGGGTACGTGCGACGTCATCTCGGGCTGCGCTGGCGCAACGGTCGGTTCGTCTCGGAGTGA
- the mfd gene encoding transcription-repair coupling factor, whose product MYLTKDVQEFLHGRKDALYVHKSGPATQAYLAEALLAKGQNVVFVVPEAKQVPEMEALVRLFSRDDHDLFWKRRWFSLPAYPPEDPLHADFGAWSKRWLTLFALHGAVRPFGLVLSVENFLPKWPPREEVENAFLHLSVGEEISPDLILEQLISWGYRRSSMVGAVGETARRGDILDVFPPGFEIPLRMEFFGEHLESMRLFEPLRQRSMADVPDAIILPVAPALLSPDSLSRAQACWQRFDATGEVSDRGHGALLRALERGDGRIAPGVYYERFSTLNQWIPENTTFLLSGSSQLRPRLEEGEWAWQAFLEETARENDCEAEVRWLRSSVIQPASSARLAWHNRRQMVFEDLLIGVDRQGVDLSEKAFGSFQDLFWRPEARQRPWSTLMQALRTWQDERPQVLISFHSDHSRDRFGKRLAEEGISFGESFDPQGQGVALVRSSLRKGLDLEWNGLLLLAEDVLQPDEKKGPARQAHKKGFAGLDSFDELSAGDLLVHRDYGLGRFDGLHRVRIGDAANDYLLIEYAGEDKLYLPVDRLNLVQRYKGPEGASPGLDRLGGGQWTKTKERARKAIEKIAQDLVEIYAYRRIAKGYAYSPMNEMYRDFEASFGYEETPDQSRAIDDVLADMDLPQPMDRLVCGDVGFGKTEVAMRSAFRAVMDGKQVALLCPTTVLAEQHYQNFRMRMEHFPVQVAMLSRFVPRVRQKQILEAASRGRVDILIGTHRLISDDVHLPNLGLLVLDEEQRFGVKHKEKLKKLRKNVDVLTLTATPIPRTLQLSLSGIRSLSVIETPPVDRKPVQTFLLERDSGMLRQALARELERGGQVFWVHNRVQGLEQVVEYVRSLAPEARIGMAHGQMSATMLEEAMHEFWHGELDILVCTAIIESGLDFPRANTLIVDQAQMFGLGQLYQLRGRVGRSERQAFAYFVVNNLDGLPESTRKRLQVILDMDYLGAGFFVAMEDLRLRGAGNILGETQSGTISKVGLELFLEMLENEVRRLKGEAPREDVQTEMNVLYPAHIPEDYIPEARDRLHFYKALSSAATDEAALEIEGEIKDRFGNFPEELRTFGEVVRLKRLLSSLKAVKADLLPGKVVVAWPDGTNGRKDGGGDSGEADLAVLDAIVPWVLQHQDQARLLPPNRVELRFADKAANYRHLEQATILLSELTPSRPASS is encoded by the coding sequence GTGTATTTGACCAAGGACGTTCAGGAGTTCCTACACGGGCGCAAGGACGCGCTGTACGTGCATAAAAGCGGTCCGGCGACCCAGGCCTATCTGGCCGAGGCCTTGCTGGCCAAAGGGCAAAACGTGGTGTTTGTGGTCCCGGAAGCCAAGCAGGTTCCGGAAATGGAAGCCCTTGTCCGGCTGTTTTCCCGGGACGATCATGACCTGTTCTGGAAACGGCGCTGGTTCTCCCTGCCTGCTTATCCGCCCGAGGACCCGTTGCACGCGGACTTCGGCGCCTGGAGCAAGCGGTGGTTGACCCTTTTTGCGCTGCACGGCGCGGTTCGGCCCTTTGGCCTGGTTCTGAGCGTGGAGAATTTTTTGCCCAAGTGGCCGCCCCGTGAGGAAGTGGAGAATGCGTTTCTGCATCTGAGCGTGGGCGAGGAAATATCCCCGGACCTGATTCTGGAGCAGCTGATTTCCTGGGGCTACCGCCGGTCGTCCATGGTTGGCGCCGTTGGCGAGACGGCCCGGCGCGGCGATATCCTGGACGTGTTCCCGCCGGGCTTTGAGATTCCGTTGCGGATGGAGTTTTTCGGTGAGCACCTGGAGAGCATGCGCCTGTTTGAACCCTTGCGTCAGCGCTCCATGGCGGACGTCCCGGACGCGATCATCCTGCCGGTGGCTCCGGCCCTGCTGAGCCCGGACTCCTTATCCCGGGCCCAGGCCTGCTGGCAGCGCTTCGACGCCACCGGCGAGGTCTCGGACCGTGGCCACGGGGCCTTGCTGCGGGCTTTGGAGCGTGGGGACGGACGGATAGCCCCCGGAGTGTACTACGAACGGTTCTCGACCTTGAACCAATGGATACCCGAAAACACCACGTTTTTGCTTTCCGGGTCGTCCCAGCTGCGACCGCGACTGGAAGAGGGCGAGTGGGCCTGGCAGGCGTTTCTTGAGGAGACCGCACGGGAGAACGACTGCGAGGCCGAGGTCCGCTGGCTGCGGTCCAGCGTGATCCAGCCCGCGTCCTCGGCCAGGCTGGCGTGGCACAACCGGCGACAGATGGTTTTCGAGGACCTGCTCATCGGCGTGGATCGCCAAGGCGTCGACCTGTCGGAAAAGGCATTCGGCTCCTTTCAGGACCTATTCTGGCGCCCCGAAGCCCGACAACGTCCCTGGAGCACGCTGATGCAGGCCTTGCGCACGTGGCAAGATGAGCGGCCTCAGGTGCTGATCTCTTTTCATTCGGATCATTCCCGAGACCGGTTTGGCAAGCGCTTGGCCGAGGAGGGCATCTCCTTCGGGGAGTCGTTTGATCCCCAAGGCCAGGGGGTGGCCCTGGTGCGCTCCTCTCTGCGCAAGGGGCTGGACCTGGAATGGAATGGTCTGCTGCTTTTGGCTGAGGACGTGCTCCAGCCCGACGAGAAAAAAGGTCCGGCCCGCCAAGCCCACAAAAAAGGCTTTGCCGGACTGGACTCCTTCGACGAACTGTCCGCCGGGGATCTGCTGGTGCACCGGGATTACGGCCTGGGCCGCTTCGACGGGCTGCACCGGGTGCGGATCGGTGACGCGGCCAACGATTATCTGCTGATTGAGTACGCCGGAGAGGACAAACTGTATCTGCCGGTGGATCGCCTGAACCTGGTTCAGCGTTACAAGGGGCCCGAGGGCGCGTCCCCGGGCTTGGACAGGCTGGGCGGGGGACAGTGGACCAAGACCAAGGAACGGGCGCGCAAGGCCATTGAAAAGATCGCCCAGGACTTGGTGGAAATTTATGCCTATCGCCGAATCGCCAAGGGCTACGCCTACAGCCCGATGAACGAGATGTATCGGGACTTCGAGGCCTCCTTCGGGTACGAGGAGACTCCGGACCAGTCCCGGGCCATCGACGACGTGCTGGCGGACATGGATCTGCCCCAGCCCATGGATCGTCTAGTCTGCGGGGACGTGGGCTTCGGCAAGACCGAGGTGGCCATGCGTTCGGCCTTCCGGGCGGTGATGGACGGCAAGCAGGTGGCCCTGCTTTGCCCGACCACGGTCCTGGCCGAGCAGCACTACCAGAATTTTCGGATGCGCATGGAACACTTCCCGGTCCAGGTGGCCATGCTCAGCCGGTTCGTGCCCAGGGTCCGCCAGAAGCAGATCCTTGAGGCCGCGTCCCGGGGGCGGGTGGACATTCTCATCGGCACCCACCGGCTGATCTCCGACGACGTGCACCTGCCCAACCTGGGCCTGCTGGTCCTGGACGAGGAGCAGCGTTTCGGGGTCAAGCACAAGGAAAAACTCAAGAAATTGCGCAAGAACGTGGACGTGCTGACCCTCACGGCCACGCCCATCCCCCGAACCCTCCAGCTTTCGCTTTCCGGAATTCGCTCCCTGAGCGTGATCGAGACCCCGCCCGTGGACCGCAAGCCGGTGCAAACCTTTCTTCTGGAACGCGACTCCGGGATGCTCCGCCAGGCCTTGGCCCGGGAGTTGGAACGCGGCGGCCAGGTGTTCTGGGTACATAACCGAGTTCAGGGGCTGGAGCAGGTGGTTGAGTACGTGCGCTCCCTGGCCCCGGAGGCCCGGATCGGCATGGCCCACGGCCAGATGAGCGCGACCATGCTGGAAGAGGCCATGCACGAATTCTGGCATGGCGAGTTGGACATCCTGGTCTGCACCGCGATCATTGAATCCGGCTTGGATTTTCCCCGGGCCAACACCCTGATCGTGGACCAGGCCCAGATGTTCGGACTGGGACAGCTCTATCAGTTGCGGGGGCGGGTGGGCCGCAGCGAGCGGCAGGCCTTCGCCTATTTCGTGGTCAACAACCTCGACGGCTTGCCGGAATCCACCCGCAAGCGGTTGCAGGTCATCCTGGACATGGATTACCTGGGAGCGGGGTTTTTCGTGGCCATGGAGGACCTGCGGCTGCGCGGAGCCGGAAACATCCTGGGCGAGACCCAATCCGGGACCATTTCCAAGGTCGGGCTGGAGTTGTTTCTGGAGATGCTGGAGAACGAAGTCCGGCGGCTCAAGGGCGAAGCCCCCCGAGAGGATGTCCAGACCGAAATGAACGTCCTTTATCCGGCGCATATTCCGGAGGATTACATCCCCGAGGCCCGGGACCGCCTGCATTTTTACAAGGCCTTGTCCTCCGCGGCCACGGATGAGGCGGCTTTGGAGATCGAAGGGGAAATCAAGGATCGGTTTGGAAATTTTCCCGAGGAACTGCGGACTTTTGGGGAGGTCGTCCGGTTGAAGCGGCTGCTGTCGTCCCTGAAAGCGGTCAAGGCCGACCTGCTGCCGGGCAAAGTGGTCGTGGCTTGGCCGGACGGGACCAACGGGAGAAAGGATGGGGGCGGCGATTCAGGGGAGGCGGACCTCGCCGTGCTGGACGCCATAGTCCCCTGGGTCCTTCAACACCAGGACCAGGCACGATTGCTCCCGCCCAACCGGGTGGAGTTGCGCTTTGCGGACAAGGCGGCTAACTATAGACATTTGGAACAAGCCACGATCTTGCTTTCCGAGCTGACGCCCTCGCGTCCCGCTTCCTCATGA
- the glyQ gene encoding glycine--tRNA ligase subunit alpha, translated as MYFQDIIFALQTYWGQRGCVVQQPYDIEVGAGTFNPATFLRVIGPEPWNVAYVEPSRRPTDGRYGENPNRLQHYYQFQVIMKPSPNRIQEMYLESLAGLGIRVEEHDIRFVEDDWESPTLGAWGLGWEVWLNGMEVTQFTYFQQVGGIDLKPVSVEITYGLERLAMYLQEKESVYDLQWNQTVTYGQVHHQGEVEHSRYNFEAADADMLARLFEMYEAESTRLGEAGLPWPAYDYCLKCSHTFNLLDARGAISITERTGYIARVRKLASRVARLYATQREELGLPMLAPTGLSGSRPEAQPDASGGAS; from the coding sequence ATGTATTTTCAAGACATCATTTTCGCCTTGCAAACCTATTGGGGGCAACGGGGATGCGTGGTGCAGCAGCCCTACGACATTGAAGTGGGTGCGGGGACATTCAATCCGGCCACCTTCTTGCGGGTCATCGGACCGGAACCCTGGAACGTGGCCTACGTGGAGCCCTCCCGCAGGCCAACGGACGGCCGGTATGGCGAGAACCCGAACCGTTTGCAGCACTATTACCAGTTTCAGGTAATCATGAAGCCGTCCCCCAACCGCATTCAGGAAATGTACCTGGAAAGCTTGGCCGGCTTGGGCATCCGGGTCGAAGAGCATGATATCCGGTTTGTGGAGGACGACTGGGAATCCCCTACGTTGGGAGCCTGGGGCCTGGGCTGGGAAGTCTGGCTCAACGGCATGGAGGTGACCCAGTTCACCTATTTCCAGCAGGTCGGGGGCATCGATCTGAAGCCGGTCAGCGTGGAAATCACCTACGGCCTGGAGCGCTTGGCCATGTATCTCCAGGAAAAGGAGTCAGTCTACGACCTGCAATGGAACCAGACCGTGACCTACGGCCAGGTGCATCATCAAGGCGAGGTGGAGCACTCCCGGTACAATTTCGAGGCCGCGGACGCGGACATGCTGGCCCGGCTTTTTGAGATGTACGAGGCGGAAAGCACCCGTTTGGGCGAAGCCGGGCTGCCCTGGCCGGCCTATGATTACTGCCTGAAGTGTTCGCATACCTTCAATCTGCTGGACGCCCGCGGCGCCATCTCCATCACCGAACGGACCGGGTATATCGCCCGAGTGCGCAAGCTGGCCTCCCGGGTGGCCAGGCTGTATGCGACCCAGCGCGAAGAACTGGGCCTGCCCATGCTCGCGCCTACAGGCCTGTCTGGTTCGCGTCCAGAGGCCCAGCCCGATGCTTCGGGAGGTGCCTCATGA
- a CDS encoding helix-turn-helix domain-containing protein, whose amino-acid sequence MDLKEFGQLLKEERLRQGLEIADVMDKTKISRMNLTAIEEGNEQALPHPVYAKGFVKNYARFLGMDADKMGNTLAQIYVSKDESDYDDLVLADAEKLPSVREGWPRFVGIFAGVLLLLALIGAGFWFFKDDIRKLFPSDAPEDISSMTNGRSGSEPFLAPASHGEPFVRDGDLGIGGEPGSLAFPSLAEEPVSETPEDAGLPELESQAIEDVVPDRPVRETGPRTPSVAEPPQESSSATLPATTLESPSTPVPAPATAPEPTVETAQTEASPQERRPEQAGVAQEPALAPAGVEKTLEIRATENCWLSAQADGARPREAFLRPGERFVITFENTLEVRLGNAGGVVLYMDGNPWPFSARSGEVMSLRFP is encoded by the coding sequence ATGGATCTGAAGGAATTCGGGCAACTGCTGAAAGAAGAGCGTCTCCGTCAGGGCTTGGAAATCGCGGACGTGATGGACAAGACCAAGATCAGTCGGATGAACTTGACGGCCATTGAAGAGGGAAACGAACAGGCCCTGCCGCATCCGGTCTATGCCAAGGGATTCGTCAAGAATTACGCTCGGTTTTTGGGGATGGACGCGGACAAGATGGGCAATACTTTGGCCCAGATATATGTTTCCAAAGACGAGTCGGATTATGATGATCTGGTTTTGGCCGATGCCGAGAAACTGCCATCCGTGCGGGAGGGCTGGCCGCGGTTTGTCGGTATTTTCGCCGGAGTACTGCTGCTTCTGGCGCTCATCGGGGCCGGATTCTGGTTTTTTAAGGATGATATTCGCAAATTGTTTCCCAGTGACGCCCCGGAAGACATTTCATCCATGACCAACGGGCGTTCCGGATCGGAGCCGTTTCTGGCCCCCGCGTCTCACGGAGAGCCTTTTGTCAGGGACGGTGATCTCGGGATTGGAGGCGAGCCCGGGTCCCTGGCGTTTCCTTCCTTGGCCGAGGAACCGGTCAGCGAGACCCCGGAGGACGCGGGGTTGCCGGAGTTGGAATCCCAGGCAATAGAAGACGTTGTTCCAGATCGTCCCGTCCGGGAAACCGGCCCTCGAACTCCGTCCGTCGCGGAACCTCCCCAAGAATCTTCCTCGGCAACTCTCCCGGCAACAACCCTGGAATCCCCATCAACGCCTGTTCCGGCTCCGGCAACCGCACCTGAACCTACTGTTGAAACGGCTCAAACCGAGGCCTCGCCCCAAGAGCGACGTCCCGAGCAGGCCGGTGTTGCTCAAGAACCTGCGCTTGCGCCGGCGGGAGTCGAGAAAACACTGGAAATTCGGGCCACGGAAAATTGTTGGCTCTCCGCCCAAGCCGATGGCGCACGCCCTCGGGAAGCATTTTTACGGCCCGGGGAACGATTCGTGATTACGTTTGAAAACACCCTGGAAGTCCGCTTGGGCAATGCCGGTGGCGTGGTTCTGTACATGGACGGGAACCCTTGGCCCTTCTCGGCTCGCTCCGGTGAAGTCATGTCCTTGCGTTTTCCCTGA
- a CDS encoding peptidylprolyl isomerase: MLQYSLCLSAFQTTRPAAASPVCLGLILLLTLVTGCSAPFDEQGVVARINGEPVLLSEVEAVHDLKYLAGMTHQVDSLQRLQEEYGMVLTEILVQRLVAGYLADQGLAVTDEELEAAEMVVRADYPEGAFEQMLIEEYIHLDRWREQLRAGLNQEKLIQKVLRPSISIDYLEVDAYYREHIADFYLQPRVRFLLIQGQERDLVEKVLELSATEPDPDVLGKRFDRVDVHAYALREDNIPGDWQALLSGLEPREATNVMSRNPEGYQVLVLQERTEGRIVDPAQAYPLVERVLLEGKLREAFDAWLAEALRSASIQVNHQLLARE, from the coding sequence ATGCTTCAATACTCTTTGTGCCTCAGCGCTTTTCAGACCACAAGACCGGCTGCCGCCTCGCCTGTTTGTTTGGGCCTGATCTTGCTGCTCACCTTGGTGACGGGATGCTCCGCTCCATTCGATGAACAGGGCGTCGTGGCTCGGATCAACGGAGAGCCCGTGCTGCTTTCCGAAGTCGAGGCCGTGCATGATCTGAAGTACCTGGCGGGCATGACGCACCAGGTGGACTCCTTGCAACGTCTGCAAGAAGAGTACGGAATGGTGCTGACCGAAATCCTGGTGCAGCGATTGGTGGCTGGATATCTGGCCGATCAGGGTCTGGCCGTGACCGACGAGGAATTGGAGGCGGCGGAGATGGTGGTCCGGGCCGATTATCCGGAAGGGGCTTTCGAGCAGATGCTGATCGAGGAGTATATACATCTGGATCGATGGCGGGAGCAGCTTCGGGCCGGGTTGAATCAGGAAAAACTGATCCAGAAGGTGCTGCGACCCTCCATATCCATTGATTATCTGGAAGTGGACGCCTATTATCGGGAACATATCGCCGACTTTTATCTCCAACCTCGTGTGCGATTTCTGCTGATCCAAGGTCAGGAACGGGACTTGGTGGAGAAGGTGCTGGAACTCTCCGCCACTGAGCCTGATCCCGACGTACTGGGGAAGCGCTTCGACAGGGTGGACGTGCATGCCTATGCCTTGCGGGAGGACAACATCCCCGGAGATTGGCAGGCGTTGTTGTCCGGTTTGGAGCCCAGGGAGGCGACGAATGTTATGTCGCGCAACCCGGAAGGATATCAGGTTCTGGTCTTGCAGGAGCGAACCGAGGGTAGAATCGTCGATCCGGCCCAGGCCTATCCGCTTGTGGAGCGGGTCCTGCTTGAGGGCAAGCTTCGGGAGGCCTTTGACGCATGGCTCGCGGAAGCGTTGCGATCCGCCAGTATTCAGGTCAACCATCAACTACTGGCACGGGAATGA
- a CDS encoding UDP-glucose dehydrogenase family protein, translated as MNLCIVGTGYVGLVTAACFAEMGNNVVCVDVNPEIVKNLTQGKIHIFEPGLEEIVQRNTEQGRLRFTTELTDGLDSALFVMICVGTPSRPDGSCDLRFVHQVARDVGKLMKEYKVVVNKSTVPVGTADQVRALILEEQQACGVSIEFDVVSNPEFLKEGDAVNDFMKPDRVVVGTDNVRVAELLKALYAPFARSREKLIIMGVRSSEMTKYAANCMLATKISFINEIANICERVGADVNDVRMGIGSDSRIGRHFIYPGLGYGGSCFPKDVRALIDTSVSSGYEPGVLKAVDGLNMRQKRILVDKISAFFAPKGGVRDKTLALWGVAFKPNTDDIREAPALELIAELTSAGMRVRAFDPAAGEKAREALADNSLVSIHDQQYEVLEGADVLVVATEWNQFRNPDFQRIRKALSEPIIFDGRNLYDPEFLKRFDLDYVCIGRGHLGGKPAS; from the coding sequence ATGAATTTATGTATTGTCGGTACGGGATACGTGGGGTTGGTGACCGCGGCTTGTTTCGCGGAAATGGGCAACAACGTGGTTTGCGTGGACGTGAACCCGGAGATCGTCAAAAATCTGACTCAGGGCAAAATCCATATCTTTGAGCCGGGATTGGAAGAGATCGTGCAGCGGAACACGGAGCAGGGCCGGTTGCGCTTCACCACCGAACTGACCGATGGTCTGGATTCGGCCTTGTTCGTGATGATCTGCGTGGGGACGCCTTCCCGGCCCGATGGCAGTTGCGACCTGCGTTTCGTCCATCAGGTGGCCCGTGACGTGGGCAAGCTCATGAAGGAGTACAAGGTCGTGGTGAACAAATCCACGGTCCCGGTGGGCACGGCCGATCAGGTGCGGGCGCTGATCCTGGAAGAACAGCAGGCCTGCGGGGTAAGCATCGAGTTCGACGTGGTCTCCAATCCGGAATTCCTCAAGGAAGGCGACGCGGTCAACGATTTCATGAAACCGGACCGGGTGGTGGTGGGCACGGACAACGTCCGGGTGGCCGAATTGCTCAAGGCCCTCTACGCGCCGTTCGCCCGCAGCCGGGAAAAGCTGATCATCATGGGCGTGCGCAGTTCGGAGATGACCAAGTACGCCGCCAACTGCATGCTGGCCACCAAGATTTCGTTCATCAACGAAATCGCCAATATCTGCGAACGGGTCGGCGCGGACGTCAACGACGTGCGCATGGGCATCGGTTCGGATTCGCGCATCGGCCGGCATTTCATCTACCCCGGCCTGGGATATGGCGGGTCCTGCTTTCCCAAGGACGTCCGGGCCCTGATCGACACTTCCGTGAGCAGCGGCTACGAACCCGGAGTGCTTAAGGCCGTGGACGGCTTGAACATGCGCCAGAAGCGGATCTTGGTGGACAAGATTTCCGCTTTCTTCGCCCCGAAGGGCGGGGTGCGGGACAAGACACTGGCCCTGTGGGGCGTGGCCTTCAAGCCGAACACGGACGACATCCGGGAGGCCCCGGCCCTGGAACTGATCGCGGAATTGACCTCGGCCGGGATGCGGGTCCGGGCCTTTGACCCGGCGGCGGGCGAAAAGGCCCGAGAGGCCTTGGCGGACAACTCGCTGGTGTCCATTCATGATCAACAGTACGAGGTGCTGGAGGGCGCGGACGTGCTGGTCGTGGCCACGGAATGGAATCAGTTCCGCAATCCGGATTTTCAGCGCATCCGCAAGGCCCTGTCCGAGCCGATCATTTTCGACGGCCGCAATTTGTATGATCCGGAATTTCTGAAGCGCTTCGACCTGGACTACGTCTGCATCGGCCGAGGGCATCTCGGGGGAAAGCCCGCGTCGTAG
- a CDS encoding SurA N-terminal domain-containing protein, whose product MRYFWRLVMLGAVLILSATAGPASARDVVDRIVAVVNGDVITLFELNQRFRPFVEQFQGQDLGEAEKRMLLDAKRQLLDRMVDEVLLRQEAKRLEIAVTDLEVQTQARQLRERAGLSERQFQEQLTLQGLTREQYERRLRDEMLQHRLLGFMVRRKVVVTSDEVRAFFEANKEEFAQQRRVRLGLILFDSQALAEEVLAGIQAGELSFGEAAGRYSRGPGAEQGGDMGMFAWGDLSPNWRGAVEPLRVGDISAVVLIQDRPAVIKLLEEEAGELKTLADVEEQIRETLMEPLLDERYDIYMENLRNRALIDVRL is encoded by the coding sequence ATGCGGTATTTTTGGCGGCTCGTGATGCTGGGCGCCGTTCTCATCTTGTCGGCAACCGCCGGGCCTGCTTCGGCCCGAGACGTGGTGGATCGGATCGTCGCCGTGGTCAACGGCGACGTGATAACCTTGTTTGAACTGAATCAACGTTTCCGACCTTTTGTGGAGCAGTTCCAGGGTCAGGACCTGGGCGAGGCGGAGAAGCGCATGCTTCTGGACGCGAAGCGCCAACTCTTGGATCGAATGGTCGACGAGGTTCTCTTGCGCCAGGAGGCTAAACGCCTGGAGATCGCCGTGACGGACCTGGAGGTCCAGACCCAGGCTCGGCAATTACGTGAGCGGGCGGGGTTGAGCGAGCGTCAGTTTCAGGAGCAGTTGACGCTTCAAGGCTTGACCCGGGAGCAGTACGAGCGCCGGTTGCGCGACGAAATGCTTCAACATCGTCTGCTGGGCTTCATGGTCCGTCGCAAGGTTGTGGTCACTTCGGATGAGGTGCGGGCCTTTTTCGAGGCCAATAAGGAAGAATTCGCCCAGCAGCGTCGGGTTCGTCTCGGCCTGATTTTGTTCGACTCTCAAGCTTTGGCTGAGGAGGTTCTGGCCGGGATTCAGGCTGGAGAGCTGTCTTTTGGCGAGGCCGCCGGGCGATACTCCAGAGGTCCAGGAGCGGAACAAGGCGGAGACATGGGCATGTTCGCCTGGGGAGATTTGTCGCCGAACTGGCGTGGGGCCGTGGAACCATTGCGCGTTGGAGACATCTCCGCGGTTGTTTTGATCCAGGATCGTCCGGCCGTAATCAAGCTGTTGGAAGAGGAAGCTGGTGAACTGAAGACCCTGGCCGACGTGGAGGAGCAAATCCGCGAGACGTTGATGGAGCCGCTCCTGGATGAGCGATATGATATTTATATGGAGAATTTGCGGAACAGGGCCTTGATCGATGTTCGGCTCTAG